In the Campylobacter sp. RM6914 genome, one interval contains:
- a CDS encoding DMT family transporter produces MSWLALITAGILEIFGVIAMKKFVLSGKKKFILLIAVLFMISFSFLGIAMEEISMGTAYAIWTGIGAGGGVAVGILFFKESGNFKKIFFITLILASSIGLKIIS; encoded by the coding sequence ATGAGCTGGCTTGCTTTGATAACGGCTGGGATTTTGGAGATATTTGGCGTTATTGCTATGAAGAAATTTGTGCTAAGCGGCAAGAAGAAATTTATACTTCTTATCGCTGTTTTGTTTATGATAAGTTTTTCGTTTCTTGGTATCGCTATGGAGGAAATTTCAATGGGCACAGCCTATGCTATATGGACCGGTATAGGTGCAGGTGGAGGTGTCGCGGTTGGAATTTTGTTTTTTAAAGAGAGCGGAAACTTTAAGAAGATATTTTTTATAACACTTATTTTAGCCTCGAGTATCGGACTAAAGATCATATCTTGA
- a CDS encoding methylenetetrahydrofolate reductase, with translation MLVDKILQNKQGIMLYGMTPPRDNVELSEKERLGTLHRERVQSIGCDGVVLYDIQDESDRNESDRVFGLIEPIVPEIYYRDWMRTSVPAVIYKVVGKYDRAEFEKFINELSPNSICVFVGASSSSKQVKIHLNEAYEIAKSRTDIVYGGICIPERHITKGDEHLRVAQKIQQGCKFFITQAVYDDKNAKKFLDYYAKLDAPKVPIIFTFTPCGSARSLEFMKWLGIEISPKTEQELLGAQDMLAHSMKHSAKLFGELYEYGKRLGISIGANVESVAKNKTDIAAAVTLFSSLKTMI, from the coding sequence ATGCTGGTTGATAAAATTTTACAAAACAAGCAAGGGATCATGCTTTATGGCATGACTCCACCGCGTGATAACGTAGAGTTAAGCGAGAAGGAGCGTCTAGGAACGCTTCATCGCGAACGAGTGCAAAGTATCGGTTGTGACGGTGTTGTGCTTTATGACATACAAGACGAGAGCGATAGGAACGAAAGTGATCGAGTTTTCGGGCTTATCGAGCCGATCGTGCCTGAAATTTATTATCGCGACTGGATGAGGACAAGCGTTCCTGCGGTGATTTATAAGGTTGTGGGCAAGTATGATAGAGCGGAATTTGAGAAATTTATAAACGAGCTTTCGCCAAATTCGATATGCGTTTTTGTGGGTGCTAGTTCATCAAGCAAGCAGGTAAAAATTCACCTAAATGAAGCATACGAGATAGCAAAAAGCCGCACAGATATAGTATATGGCGGTATTTGTATACCGGAGCGTCACATCACTAAAGGCGATGAACATCTAAGAGTTGCTCAAAAGATACAGCAAGGATGTAAATTTTTCATCACACAAGCAGTTTATGACGATAAAAATGCAAAGAAATTTTTAGACTACTACGCTAAGCTTGACGCGCCAAAAGTGCCGATAATCTTTACATTTACGCCGTGCGGAAGTGCAAGAAGTCTTGAGTTTATGAAGTGGCTTGGTATAGAAATTTCACCCAAAACCGAGCAAGAGCTTTTGGGTGCGCAAGATATGTTGGCTCACTCGATGAAACATAGTGCAAAGCTTTTTGGGGAGTTATATGAGTATGGAAAGAGGCTTGGAATTTCAATAGGTGCAAACGTCGAAAGCGTTGCTAAGAACAAGACTGATATCGCCGCCGCTGTTACGCTTTTTAGCAGCCTAAAAACGATGATATAG
- a CDS encoding cytochrome c3 family protein: protein MKISKKLLALIVVISGIVGFFVVLPVHYVLEETSTDRFCGVCHEMDPMVISYQKDIHAGSGAIGVKAKCVDCHLPHDNLAKYVYQKAVNGIVEGYIHFFGDPDSINWVANLKNKEHYVFDNGCMSCHTNILDTTASSQQAQKMHAHYVKLQGSDKELKCVSCHVGVGHAHDMRNQLEYWKPSYKIYENKMLEQKIKSKQEFFKDEYEPTKQEREFLEKKSAKATPSHG from the coding sequence ATGAAAATTTCAAAGAAATTATTAGCTCTTATTGTGGTGATAAGTGGCATTGTTGGATTTTTCGTTGTTTTACCGGTTCATTATGTGCTTGAAGAGACCAGCACGGATAGATTTTGTGGAGTCTGCCACGAGATGGATCCTATGGTTATATCATATCAAAAAGATATCCATGCAGGCAGTGGGGCAATAGGCGTAAAGGCTAAATGTGTTGATTGCCATTTACCTCACGACAACCTAGCCAAATACGTATATCAAAAAGCAGTTAATGGCATAGTAGAGGGCTATATCCACTTCTTTGGCGATCCTGATAGTATAAACTGGGTGGCTAATCTAAAAAATAAAGAGCACTATGTGTTTGACAACGGCTGTATGAGCTGTCATACTAACATCTTAGACACAACAGCTTCATCACAGCAAGCTCAAAAGATGCACGCTCACTACGTTAAACTTCAAGGAAGCGACAAAGAGCTTAAATGTGTAAGTTGCCACGTAGGAGTAGGACATGCTCACGATATGAGAAACCAGCTTGAATACTGGAAGCCTTCGTATAAAATTTACGAGAACAAAATGCTAGAACAAAAGATAAAATCAAAGCAAGAGTTCTTTAAAGATGAATATGAGCCAACCAAACAAGAGAGGGAGTTTTTGGAGAAAAAATCCGCCAAAGCTACCCCTTCACACGGATAA
- a CDS encoding pseudouridine synthase family protein: MAYINKFIKNVNGEKAYEILLSLGYKMEEAQRLIDRARLACDGEVVREKNAVLFGNVSLIEYECNPRGLMPIFETQEFAVFDKPSGVLSHPNGRHCEYSLNDEIWHLFGKKAAVAHRLDRETSGLIVVAKNPKTQVELKRLFEERAVKKSYLAMVVGQTAKNFTVDKAMDLADNYDDVKTRMKICDDGKSAITKFELVKYFKDIGASLLRCYPLTGRQHQIRLHLFHEKHKILGEPLYGLSRDEVIKILDNEMSEAERFALTGASRLLLHADEISFEFNSKIYNVKSKFNTCEEFYRLAKI, encoded by the coding sequence TTGGCTTACATAAACAAATTTATAAAAAATGTAAACGGCGAAAAAGCATATGAAATTTTACTCTCGTTGGGATACAAAATGGAAGAGGCTCAACGCCTGATAGATAGGGCAAGGTTGGCTTGTGACGGGGAAGTTGTGCGAGAGAAAAATGCCGTTTTATTTGGCAATGTAAGTTTGATAGAGTATGAGTGCAACCCACGCGGGCTTATGCCGATATTTGAAACGCAAGAATTTGCGGTATTTGACAAACCAAGTGGTGTGCTTAGTCATCCAAACGGCAGACACTGCGAATACTCACTAAATGATGAAATTTGGCATCTTTTTGGCAAAAAAGCCGCGGTTGCACATAGGCTTGACCGCGAAACGAGCGGGCTTATAGTTGTCGCTAAAAATCCAAAAACACAGGTAGAACTTAAAAGGCTATTTGAAGAAAGAGCAGTAAAAAAGTCCTATCTTGCAATGGTTGTAGGGCAAACAGCTAAAAATTTTACGGTCGATAAAGCTATGGATCTAGCTGATAACTACGATGATGTCAAGACTCGCATGAAAATTTGCGATGACGGCAAAAGTGCGATAACTAAATTTGAGTTAGTAAAATACTTTAAAGATATTGGTGCAAGCTTACTTAGATGTTATCCTTTAACAGGTCGCCAGCACCAGATAAGATTGCATTTGTTTCACGAGAAACATAAAATTTTAGGTGAGCCTCTTTATGGGCTAAGTCGCGATGAAGTGATAAAGATACTGGATAACGAGATGAGTGAGGCGGAGCGTTTTGCCTTAACTGGAGCTAGTCGACTTTTACTTCATGCTGATGAAATTTCATTTGAATTTAACAGTAAAATTTATAATGTAAAAAGTAAATTTAACACGTGTGAAGAGTTTTATAGATTAGCTAAAATTTAA
- a CDS encoding flavocytochrome c — protein MENMSRRNFVKMSMVGAGALALSSVNASASAVDAKDVKFDEEWDVVIIGSGFSGLAAGLVAAKKGNKVLILEKMGRIGGNSVINGGGMSVPVNPVQAKDGIKDSKELFMADCLKAGLGINHPELLQTLADRGTDAYKFLVDNGVQFKDHCAHFGGHSVPRSMLTTNDSGSGYIQPMLEKFEALKDQGCELRRRAKFDDFVMEGDRVVGVTIREEYKFDANLYSDDLENTSGTKKTIKAKKGVVLASGGFGRDRAFRKLQDPRIPDDVDSTNHAGATAGALLKAFEIGAYPVQIDWIQFGPWASPDEKGFGTGPILTQQGTFKYGIAVDIRNGKRFMNELADRKTRADAEFKILRETPGAYPITFGDDKCFRDLSEEIIQKGMAGGKLVGVCKSLDEIASKYGVPAAALKETVKKYNEGVKAKKDEFGKQENALSEINEAGPFYVVRLSPKPHHTMGGLKINEKAEVISSKTNKPIPGLYAAGEVTGGTHGASRLGTVAITDCIVFGMIAGEAM, from the coding sequence ATGGAAAACATGTCAAGACGAAATTTCGTTAAGATGAGTATGGTTGGTGCTGGTGCTCTTGCACTTAGCAGCGTAAATGCTAGCGCTTCTGCAGTTGATGCAAAAGATGTTAAATTTGATGAAGAGTGGGACGTTGTAATTATCGGCTCAGGCTTTTCAGGACTAGCAGCTGGTCTTGTGGCAGCCAAAAAAGGAAACAAAGTTCTAATCCTTGAAAAAATGGGTCGTATCGGCGGTAACTCAGTTATTAACGGCGGCGGCATGAGTGTTCCTGTGAATCCTGTTCAAGCAAAAGACGGTATCAAAGATAGTAAAGAGCTATTTATGGCTGACTGCTTAAAAGCGGGTCTTGGTATTAACCACCCTGAACTACTTCAAACGCTAGCTGATCGCGGAACAGACGCTTACAAATTCCTAGTAGACAATGGTGTTCAGTTTAAAGATCACTGCGCACACTTCGGCGGACACTCGGTTCCTCGCTCAATGCTAACTACAAACGACTCTGGCTCAGGCTATATCCAACCTATGCTTGAAAAATTTGAAGCATTAAAAGATCAAGGTTGCGAACTAAGAAGAAGAGCTAAATTTGACGACTTCGTAATGGAAGGCGATAGAGTTGTTGGTGTAACTATCCGCGAAGAGTATAAATTTGACGCTAACCTATACAGCGACGACCTAGAAAACACAAGCGGAACTAAAAAAACTATCAAGGCTAAAAAAGGTGTTGTTCTAGCATCTGGCGGTTTTGGACGCGATAGAGCATTTAGAAAACTTCAAGACCCAAGAATTCCTGATGATGTTGATAGCACAAACCACGCAGGTGCAACGGCTGGTGCTTTACTAAAAGCATTTGAGATCGGTGCATATCCTGTTCAAATCGACTGGATCCAATTTGGTCCATGGGCAAGCCCTGATGAAAAAGGCTTTGGCACAGGCCCTATCCTTACTCAACAAGGAACATTTAAATACGGTATCGCTGTTGATATTCGTAACGGCAAACGCTTCATGAACGAACTAGCAGACAGAAAAACAAGAGCTGATGCAGAGTTCAAAATTTTAAGAGAAACTCCGGGCGCATACCCTATAACATTTGGCGATGACAAATGCTTTAGAGATCTTAGCGAAGAGATCATACAAAAAGGTATGGCTGGCGGCAAGCTAGTTGGTGTTTGCAAAAGCCTAGATGAAATAGCTAGCAAATACGGCGTTCCTGCGGCAGCTTTAAAAGAAACCGTTAAAAAATACAACGAGGGCGTAAAAGCCAAAAAAGATGAATTTGGCAAACAAGAAAACGCACTAAGCGAGATCAACGAAGCTGGTCCATTCTATGTAGTTCGCCTTTCTCCAAAACCACACCATACAATGGGCGGTCTAAAAATTAATGAGAAAGCAGAAGTTATCTCTTCTAAAACAAACAAACCGATCCCTGGTCTTTATGCTGCAGGAGAAGTTACAGGCGGAACACATGGTGCTAGCCGTCTAGGTACAGTTGCTATTACCGATTGTATCGTATTTGGTATGATTGCCGGCGAAGCAATGTAA
- a CDS encoding response regulator transcription factor has translation MKHILLLSKDFDLNVSLSAALYRFNFRIIRFESEQDVMDDFDNGNRYDLYVFDIKAKQGDLSLVKFIRDNKNTTPILLILDESIPTLFKKIYYARVDDFIIRPFPPDEFIFHVFKLCKVLLGSKFEFANGLVFDKESLYVTDKDKRIELGKKEALLLETLAKNAPHVVTYQELDHLIYKGESSSQDRLRSLLREIRQKIPNLEIKTVRGIGYKIDVVL, from the coding sequence ATGAAGCACATACTTTTGCTCTCAAAAGATTTTGATCTAAACGTAAGTCTGAGCGCGGCTCTTTATAGGTTTAACTTTAGGATCATTCGTTTTGAGAGCGAACAAGATGTGATGGATGATTTTGACAACGGCAACAGATACGACCTATATGTTTTTGACATAAAAGCAAAACAGGGCGATCTTAGCCTTGTCAAATTTATACGTGACAACAAAAACACAACTCCTATCCTACTTATACTTGATGAGTCTATCCCGACGCTATTTAAGAAAATTTATTACGCTAGGGTTGATGACTTTATAATCAGACCATTTCCTCCGGATGAGTTTATATTTCATGTATTTAAGCTCTGCAAAGTGCTACTTGGATCTAAATTTGAGTTTGCTAACGGACTTGTTTTTGACAAAGAGTCCCTTTATGTAACAGACAAAGACAAGAGGATCGAGCTTGGCAAAAAAGAAGCTCTTTTGCTAGAAACTCTAGCCAAAAATGCACCTCATGTCGTGACCTATCAAGAGCTTGACCACCTAATATACAAAGGTGAGAGTTCATCTCAAGATAGACTAAGGTCGCTTCTTAGAGAGATAAGACAAAAGATACCAAATTTAGAGATAAAGACGGTTAGAGGTATTGGATATAAGATAGACGTTGTGCTATGA
- a CDS encoding DMT family transporter, producing MSRTNLAWLLVILGGIVEVCWVAGLKHADSLFLYTLTILGVMFSFSAMIMACKSIEVGVAYSVFVGIGAGGVVLGEMMFFNEPVSIIKISLIALLMVGVVGLKFTSNEQDEKTVKTLSKDLGIDEIEEDLNELGGGKI from the coding sequence ATGAGTAGGACAAATTTAGCCTGGCTTTTGGTAATACTTGGAGGTATTGTTGAGGTGTGTTGGGTGGCTGGTTTAAAGCATGCCGATAGCTTGTTTTTATATACATTAACGATACTTGGTGTGATGTTTTCATTTTCAGCCATGATAATGGCTTGCAAAAGTATCGAAGTTGGTGTTGCATATAGTGTGTTTGTGGGGATTGGTGCAGGCGGAGTGGTACTTGGCGAGATGATGTTTTTTAATGAGCCTGTATCTATAATTAAAATTTCTCTTATCGCCTTACTTATGGTTGGCGTTGTAGGGCTCAAATTTACAAGCAACGAACAAGATGAAAAAACGGTAAAAACTCTTTCAAAAGATCTTGGTATAGATGAGATAGAAGAGGACTTAAACGAGCTTGGAGGCGGTAAAATATGA
- the metE gene encoding 5-methyltetrahydropteroyltriglutamate--homocysteine S-methyltransferase, producing the protein MIKSYVTGFPRIGEQRELKRALEGFWSKKEGFDNDRLQTTAKTLRARHWAYQKDAGIELISSNDFSFYDLMLDTIFALGVIPTRFAKFSGQELYFAMARGADTAVAMEMTKWFNTNYHYIVPELNKDSKFTLNADKIIAEYKEAKENGVKTKINLIGPITFLALSKTTDDSCAFCHLDTVVTKYSELLEQISKLDDEVIVQFDEPIFVTDKDEKLAPKIVPVYEKLTSVANNVKIVFMTYFEHALKAVNEVVKTKIYGLGLDFVYGERNIEALETIKNSNVVLFAGVVNGRNIWKTNIDERVKFVKEIETKLGGKDFYVGSSCSLLHVPFTLKYEEKLNPEIKSWLSFAVEKLSEISIITALANGKELCEVGAKIYAENKASANSRANSSLIHDKAVQERVSKLTKFEREMSFEERIKVQHKALNYGILPTTTIGSFPQTVELRVLRQNFKKGEINEATYNDGIKKYIDECVKFQEDCGLDVLVHGEPERNDMVEYFGEQIKGYAFSQNGWVQSYGSRCVKPPLLFGDVSRPNPMTVEWISYAQSKTSKIMKGMLTGPVTILNWSFVRDDKPRAQIAKQLALCINDEIADLQDAGIKIIQVDEAAFKEGYPLRAENVGAYEKFSVDCFKLSVSSARPETQIHTHMCYSEFNDIIKTIEAMDADVISIETARSGNELLKIFKAVGYKQEVGPGIYDIHSPRIPSVEEQVEQIKALLEVLPKEQLWINPDCGLKTRKWEEVEPSLKNMVEAVKIARAL; encoded by the coding sequence ATGATAAAAAGTTATGTAACAGGGTTTCCAAGAATCGGTGAACAAAGAGAGTTAAAGCGTGCATTAGAGGGCTTTTGGAGTAAAAAAGAGGGCTTTGATAACGATCGCCTTCAAACCACAGCAAAGACGCTTCGCGCTAGACACTGGGCGTATCAAAAAGATGCTGGCATAGAGCTAATCTCTAGCAACGACTTCTCATTTTATGATCTTATGCTTGATACGATTTTCGCACTTGGTGTTATTCCAACTCGTTTTGCGAAATTTAGCGGTCAGGAGCTATACTTTGCGATGGCTAGAGGTGCTGACACTGCTGTGGCTATGGAGATGACAAAGTGGTTTAACACAAACTACCACTACATCGTGCCTGAGCTAAACAAAGATAGCAAATTCACACTAAATGCTGACAAAATCATCGCTGAATATAAAGAGGCTAAAGAAAACGGCGTAAAAACTAAGATAAACCTAATCGGGCCTATCACCTTTCTAGCGCTTTCAAAGACGACTGATGATAGTTGCGCGTTTTGCCACCTAGACACTGTGGTAACAAAGTACAGCGAGCTTCTAGAGCAAATTTCAAAGCTTGATGATGAGGTTATCGTTCAGTTTGATGAGCCGATATTTGTAACCGATAAAGATGAAAAACTAGCTCCTAAAATCGTGCCTGTGTATGAGAAGCTAACAAGTGTGGCAAATAACGTTAAAATCGTATTTATGACATATTTCGAGCACGCACTAAAAGCGGTAAATGAGGTAGTAAAAACTAAAATTTACGGTCTTGGTCTTGACTTTGTTTATGGCGAAAGAAACATTGAAGCGCTTGAGACTATCAAAAATAGCAACGTTGTGCTATTTGCAGGTGTGGTAAACGGAAGAAACATTTGGAAAACTAACATTGATGAGAGAGTAAAATTTGTAAAAGAGATAGAGACAAAACTAGGTGGCAAGGACTTCTACGTTGGCTCATCTTGTTCACTTCTACACGTGCCATTTACTCTAAAATATGAGGAAAAACTAAACCCTGAGATAAAGAGCTGGCTAAGCTTCGCGGTTGAAAAACTAAGCGAAATCTCAATCATCACAGCACTTGCAAACGGCAAAGAGCTATGCGAAGTGGGCGCGAAAATTTATGCTGAGAACAAAGCTAGTGCAAACTCACGTGCAAACTCAAGCCTAATCCACGATAAAGCGGTGCAAGAGCGCGTGTCAAAACTAACAAAATTTGAGCGTGAGATGAGCTTTGAAGAGCGTATAAAAGTGCAGCATAAAGCCTTAAACTACGGTATCCTACCAACCACTACGATAGGCTCTTTCCCGCAAACTGTTGAGCTTCGTGTGCTTCGCCAAAATTTCAAAAAGGGCGAGATAAATGAGGCAACTTACAACGACGGTATCAAAAAATATATAGATGAGTGCGTGAAATTCCAAGAGGATTGCGGTCTTGACGTGCTAGTTCACGGTGAGCCTGAGAGAAACGATATGGTCGAGTACTTTGGCGAGCAGATAAAGGGCTATGCGTTTAGCCAAAATGGCTGGGTGCAAAGCTACGGTAGCCGTTGTGTTAAGCCACCACTTCTATTTGGTGACGTGAGCCGTCCAAATCCGATGACTGTGGAGTGGATAAGCTACGCGCAAAGCAAGACAAGCAAGATAATGAAAGGTATGCTAACTGGCCCTGTTACTATCCTAAACTGGTCTTTTGTGCGTGATGATAAACCAAGAGCCCAAATCGCAAAACAGCTTGCACTTTGTATAAATGATGAGATAGCTGACCTTCAAGATGCGGGTATAAAAATCATACAAGTTGATGAGGCGGCGTTTAAAGAGGGCTATCCACTACGTGCTGAAAATGTCGGTGCGTATGAGAAATTCTCAGTGGACTGCTTTAAGCTTTCAGTTAGCTCAGCACGTCCTGAAACGCAGATCCATACGCATATGTGCTACTCTGAGTTTAACGACATCATAAAAACTATCGAAGCGATGGATGCGGACGTTATTTCGATAGAAACAGCAAGAAGTGGCAACGAACTGCTTAAAATTTTCAAAGCTGTTGGCTACAAACAAGAGGTAGGACCTGGCATTTACGACATACACAGCCCAAGAATCCCAAGCGTAGAGGAGCAGGTAGAGCAGATAAAAGCGCTACTAGAGGTGCTTCCAAAAGAGCAACTTTGGATAAACCCTGACTGCGGACTAAAAACTCGCAAGTGGGAAGAGGTCGAGCCAAGCCTAAAAAATATGGTCGAAGCGGTAAAAATCGCAAGAGCGTTATAA
- the thrS gene encoding threonine--tRNA ligase yields the protein MSDIIAYKLNGEIVDTQSIAGRESEASPIYFDNSPEALNVIRHSCAHLMAQAIKEIYPGAKFFVGPNVDDGFYYDFKVDEANTKLTEDDLAAIEKKMKDLAEKKQDIVKTSSTKAFMSDKFKNDELKQEVLKRIPDGEVSSYTQGEFEDLCRGPHLPNTKFLKFFKLTRVAGAYLAGDENREMINRIYGTAYADKESLKEHIRVIEEAKKRDHRKLGVEMKLFSFDEEVGGGLALWLPNGGRLRSKLEQLLYKAHRVRGYEPVRGPELLKADVWKKSGHYANYKENMYFTTIDEQEYGIKPMNCVGHIKVYQTDIRSYRDLPLKFFEYGVVHRHEKSGVLHGLFRVREFAQDDSHIFCMPSQIKENILEILSFAGAIMKSFGFEYEMEISTKPAKAIGDDEIWETATKALKEALDENGFKYGIDEGGGAFYGPKIDIKITDALRRKWQCGTIQVDFNLPERFDLGYIDSNNERQRPVMLHRALLGSFERFIGILLEHTAGELPFFIAPTQVVVVPINDAHLEYAKHVSKELMKVGVDVEISSKNESLNKRIRTAEKQRVPMILVLGDSEVENQTVALRDRQARTQSEMSLAEFVNLTKEKLSEVHF from the coding sequence ATGAGCGATATAATCGCATACAAACTAAACGGCGAGATAGTCGACACTCAAAGCATCGCAGGACGTGAAAGCGAAGCTTCTCCTATATATTTCGACAACTCACCGGAAGCATTAAATGTCATTCGTCACTCCTGTGCTCACCTCATGGCACAAGCCATAAAAGAGATCTACCCTGGGGCTAAATTTTTTGTCGGACCAAATGTAGATGATGGTTTTTACTACGACTTTAAAGTAGATGAGGCAAATACCAAACTTACTGAAGATGATCTAGCGGCAATAGAAAAAAAGATGAAAGATCTTGCGGAAAAAAAGCAAGATATAGTCAAAACAAGCTCTACAAAAGCTTTTATGAGCGATAAATTTAAAAATGACGAGCTAAAACAAGAGGTGCTAAAACGCATACCAGATGGTGAAGTTAGTAGCTATACACAAGGAGAATTTGAAGACTTGTGTCGCGGACCACACCTTCCAAATACAAAATTTCTAAAATTCTTTAAGCTAACTCGCGTAGCCGGAGCTTATCTGGCAGGCGATGAAAATCGCGAGATGATAAATAGAATTTATGGCACAGCCTATGCCGATAAAGAGAGCTTAAAAGAGCATATTCGTGTTATCGAAGAGGCAAAAAAGCGCGACCATAGAAAACTTGGCGTAGAGATGAAACTCTTTAGCTTTGATGAAGAGGTTGGCGGCGGTCTTGCTCTGTGGCTACCAAACGGCGGACGCTTAAGAAGTAAGCTAGAGCAATTGCTTTATAAAGCTCACCGCGTGCGCGGATATGAGCCTGTTAGAGGTCCGGAGCTTTTAAAAGCAGATGTTTGGAAGAAGTCGGGACACTACGCAAATTATAAAGAAAATATGTATTTTACGACCATAGACGAGCAAGAGTATGGTATAAAGCCGATGAACTGCGTTGGTCACATTAAGGTATATCAAACAGATATTAGAAGCTACCGTGACCTACCACTTAAATTTTTTGAGTATGGTGTAGTGCATCGCCATGAAAAAAGCGGTGTTCTTCATGGACTTTTTAGGGTTCGCGAATTTGCTCAAGATGACTCGCATATATTTTGTATGCCAAGCCAAATAAAGGAAAACATACTTGAAATTTTAAGTTTTGCCGGCGCTATCATGAAAAGTTTTGGTTTTGAATACGAAATGGAAATTTCTACAAAACCGGCTAAAGCTATCGGTGATGATGAAATTTGGGAAACAGCGACAAAAGCACTAAAAGAGGCTCTTGACGAAAATGGTTTTAAATACGGCATAGACGAGGGTGGCGGAGCGTTTTACGGACCAAAGATCGACATAAAAATCACTGACGCATTAAGAAGAAAGTGGCAGTGTGGCACTATCCAAGTAGACTTTAACTTACCTGAGAGATTTGATCTTGGATATATAGATAGCAACAACGAACGCCAACGTCCGGTTATGTTACACCGTGCATTACTTGGAAGTTTTGAGAGATTTATAGGAATTTTACTCGAACACACAGCAGGTGAGCTACCGTTCTTTATCGCTCCAACGCAAGTTGTTGTCGTGCCGATAAATGACGCTCATCTTGAATACGCAAAACATGTTTCAAAAGAGCTTATGAAGGTAGGTGTTGATGTTGAAATTTCAAGTAAAAATGAGAGCTTAAATAAAAGAATAAGAACGGCTGAGAAACAAAGAGTGCCTATGATACTTGTGTTGGGTGATAGCGAGGTAGAAAACCAAACTGTAGCTCTACGCGATAGACAGGCTAGAACGCAAAGCGAAATGAGCTTAGCGGAATTTGTAAATTTAACAAAGGAGAAACTTAGTGAGGTGCATTTTTGA
- a CDS encoding cytochrome c3 family protein has product MKRLTLTALLLLCCFFTPIFANDNGKKSDLNIQKITVSDELRAKHTLKPHHEHLAFDCIDCHANQGDDPSKFKNIKDEGCLSCHGTKKLLAQRLKFMDTLKANPHNSVHDGPTLYCDECHFEHKPSINMCSECHEHEVPQWMGVTP; this is encoded by the coding sequence ATGAAACGTCTAACTTTAACAGCATTACTATTATTATGCTGTTTTTTCACGCCTATCTTTGCGAATGATAATGGGAAAAAATCAGACCTTAACATTCAAAAGATAACCGTTTCTGACGAGCTACGAGCAAAACACACTCTAAAGCCTCATCATGAACATTTGGCGTTTGACTGTATAGATTGTCATGCAAATCAAGGTGACGATCCTAGTAAATTTAAAAACATAAAAGATGAAGGCTGTCTAAGCTGCCACGGCACTAAAAAGCTACTAGCGCAAAGACTTAAATTTATGGATACGCTAAAAGCTAATCCACACAACTCGGTTCACGACGGTCCTACATTATACTGTGACGAGTGCCACTTCGAGCACAAGCCGTCTATAAATATGTGTAGCGAATGCCACGAGCATGAGGTTCCACAATGGATGGGAGTAACACCATGA
- a CDS encoding DMT family protein, whose protein sequence is MLNATYTIALLIGSNVFMTLAWYGHLKFGTQNLALFWIIIISWGIAFFEYCLQVPANRIGFSGNGGAFNLWQLKVIQEVISLSVFCVFTLLVFKGETLRLNHIIGFIFLILAVYFIFKK, encoded by the coding sequence ATGCTAAATGCAACTTATACTATCGCTTTATTGATCGGTTCAAATGTATTTATGACGCTTGCTTGGTATGGTCATCTTAAATTTGGCACGCAAAATTTGGCTTTGTTTTGGATCATTATCATTAGCTGGGGGATAGCTTTTTTTGAGTATTGTCTGCAAGTTCCGGCAAATCGCATAGGCTTTAGCGGTAACGGAGGTGCTTTTAATTTATGGCAGTTAAAGGTCATTCAAGAGGTGATCTCATTAAGCGTCTTTTGTGTATTTACATTGCTAGTTTTTAAGGGCGAAACTTTGCGACTAAACCACATTATAGGTTTTATTTTTCTTATTTTAGCTGTTTATTTTATCTTTAAAAAATAA